The window AAAATCTACAATACAAAAAACTTCCAGCTGAAATAAAAAGTATAATTGCAATAAAAAAACAAACATAAAACCATACTGTCCAATGTTCTTTTTCATATTTAAATATATGTCCAGCTCCAATAGCAATAAATGATCTGCTATATTTTTTATTGATTTTTTTATAAATATAATCAACAGTATCTCCAGTCTTTTCCCACTCTTCTATCTTGAATCCATAATAATTATTTTTATGCCCATTATTTTCAATAGTTTTAAATGTATTGTCATTTACTACTATTATTGTAGAAAATAAAAAACGCATAAAAATATTTTTATCTGCTGCACCTATACTCCTTAAAATAACCTTTTCATTGTTTAAAGACCATGTTATGTCACTTAAAGGTTTATCTATATCATCAGCAGTTTTATAAGAATACTCTACTATATACGATTCATTTTTATTTAAGTAAATATTTTTCATATTTAAACCAGAAATAAGCTTATTATAGTCTGAAAGCTTTACAATATAAATTTCTTTTTTATCATCAGTTTGTTGTCGTAAAATAATTGCTGTATATTTTTTAAATTTAAATCCTGCCTTATAAAAACACTCTTCAATTGTCTTAATATCCTGTTGTTCTCCCTCATTACCTGGTAACGATAAATAAACAAATTGCATTGGATAATTATTAATTATATTATCATTTACTCCATCATTTATTAAATATAAAATAGATATAGATGTAAAAGTTAGTGTTGAAAGTATAGTAACTAAAAAAAGTGTTATGGAATTTCTTCTCATGCTATAACCTAAATCAGCTATCCATATCATATTAACTTTTTTCATATAAAAGCTTTTCTTCTTCTTTAATATTTCAATTGCAAATATGGTGAACTGAGAAAAAAATAAATATGTTCCTATAATAGCAGTGATTGTAAGGAATAAAATTTGGTTTCTTTTTTTATGAAAAATCACATTCAAAAAATCACTTAAAAACTCAACCCTATTTGAGATAGCTATTAAATATCCAATACACAACAATAAAATTGATAAAACAGACATGAATTTAGAAAACTTTATTTCTCTATCTCCTTCATTCAATTGTCTAAGCAGAAAAATTATTTTTTTTCTTCGAATCAAAACTGGAATACTCAATGAAATTAGTAAAGATAAAATTAAGAATGCTATAATTGTAAATACAATTGCTTTTAAAGGTAAATATAAATACAATGAATCGTTTATCATAATTTTTTCTGATGCTACGAGAAAAAAATTCGA is drawn from Tepidibacter hydrothermalis and contains these coding sequences:
- a CDS encoding FtsX-like permease family protein; its protein translation is MKFYNLALNNVKRNFRRYLGYFISCVISTIVFFFFAIYLFHPNLSQPGTNLLFCVTVIAEFAIFIFSFIFAIYSLYVFVKARSKEFSIFMILGMSKKQFNRLIFLEISIIGWGSIIIGIILGVIFSNFFLVASEKIMINDSLYLYLPLKAIVFTIIAFLILSLLISLSIPVLIRRKKIIFLLRQLNEGDREIKFSKFMSVLSILLLCIGYLIAISNRVEFLSDFLNVIFHKKRNQILFLTITAIIGTYLFFSQFTIFAIEILKKKKSFYMKKVNMIWIADLGYSMRRNSITLFLVTILSTLTFTSISILYLINDGVNDNIINNYPMQFVYLSLPGNEGEQQDIKTIEECFYKAGFKFKKYTAIILRQQTDDKKEIYIVKLSDYNKLISGLNMKNIYLNKNESYIVEYSYKTADDIDKPLSDITWSLNNEKVILRSIGAADKNIFMRFLFSTIIVVNDNTFKTIENNGHKNNYYGFKIEEWEKTGDTVDYIYKKINKKYSRSFIAIGAGHIFKYEKEHWTVWFYVCFFIAIILFISAGSFLYCRFYTDLNQQKEKYKGVSKIGITLDEMKKVATIQIAMLFFIPYIFASIHTCFFLQMFELFQGLDLKLIGVLLSFFVVHFMYFLIIRSRYIKYLSRFII